In Pirellulales bacterium, the following are encoded in one genomic region:
- a CDS encoding cofactor-independent phosphoglycerate mutase, with amino-acid sequence MKYVIIIPDGAADEPQESLLGLTPLEAASTPAMDAIVAQGVIARACHTPRALPAGSEVGNMSLLGYDPLTNFTGRAPIEAAAQGIELGPDDWAIRCNLVTVEDQVMRDFTADHISTEEGTELLAAANEALVGDGLEFVPGVSYRNLLIWRGAKHKAPFTMDMRATPPHDLTDKSIKNDFPRGPGADVLHDLMIKSVEVFRDHPVNTRRLAAGKLPATNVWLWGIGKAPRLAPFAEAYGPQGCMITAVDLLRGLAALVGWPRIEVPGATGYLDTDYAAKGRYAIDAIQTHDLVCVHVEAPDEASHEGNAAEKVKAIEEIDRHVVAPLAEALAKQGDWRMMISPDHPTFLATKTHTHGYVPVAMAGTGIAPDEFTSYGDANAAKSKLAFDEGWRTMGRFVGKAEG; translated from the coding sequence ATGAAATACGTCATCATCATCCCCGACGGGGCCGCTGACGAGCCGCAGGAGTCGCTCCTGGGGCTCACCCCCTTGGAGGCGGCCAGCACCCCGGCGATGGATGCGATCGTCGCCCAGGGAGTGATCGCCCGTGCCTGTCACACGCCGCGCGCACTGCCGGCGGGGTCCGAAGTGGGGAACATGAGCCTGCTCGGCTACGACCCGCTCACGAACTTCACCGGCCGGGCGCCTATCGAGGCGGCGGCTCAGGGGATCGAGTTGGGGCCCGACGATTGGGCGATTCGCTGCAATCTGGTCACGGTCGAAGACCAGGTGATGCGCGACTTCACCGCCGATCACATCAGCACCGAGGAAGGGACGGAATTGCTCGCCGCAGCGAACGAGGCGCTCGTCGGCGACGGGCTCGAGTTCGTCCCCGGGGTGAGCTATCGCAATTTGCTCATTTGGCGCGGGGCGAAGCACAAGGCTCCCTTCACGATGGACATGCGAGCGACCCCGCCGCACGACCTCACGGACAAGTCGATCAAGAACGACTTCCCCCGCGGCCCAGGGGCCGACGTGCTTCACGACCTCATGATCAAGAGCGTCGAGGTTTTCCGCGATCACCCGGTCAACACGCGGCGGCTTGCCGCGGGCAAGCTGCCGGCCACGAACGTCTGGCTGTGGGGAATCGGCAAGGCCCCGCGGCTGGCGCCCTTCGCCGAGGCCTACGGCCCGCAGGGATGCATGATCACGGCGGTCGACCTGCTGCGGGGGCTGGCCGCCTTGGTCGGCTGGCCGCGGATCGAGGTCCCGGGCGCCACGGGATATCTCGACACCGACTACGCCGCCAAAGGGCGTTACGCGATCGATGCGATCCAAACGCACGACTTGGTGTGCGTCCACGTCGAAGCCCCCGACGAGGCTTCTCACGAGGGGAACGCCGCGGAAAAGGTCAAGGCGATCGAGGAAATCGACCGCCATGTCGTCGCCCCGCTGGCCGAGGCCTTGGCGAAGCAGGGCGATTGGCGGATGATGATCAGCCCCGATCATCCCACGTTCCTGGCCACGAAGACCCACACCCACGGGTATGTCCCCGTGGCAATGGCCGGTACGGGAATCGCCCCCGACGAGTTCACCAGCTACGGCGACGCGAACGCGGCGAAATCGAAGCTCGCGTTCGACGAAGGCTGGCGGACGATGGGGCGGTTCGTGGGGAAAGCTGAAGGTTGA